The segment GCTCATCTTGATTGATTCCCCAGGATAAAGGAAATAACCTTCCCTCCTTTTAAGGATGTGACATGCAGAGGTTAAACACAGTATTCCCATTGTTCCCCTCACCCTAGACCTGAGCAGATTGAACCCCTaattctgtgtgtgtttggagaaGTATTGAGGCTACATCTATGTGCTGCCCTGGGCTACTGAGTCTTAATTCCCTgatgtcaaaggctttactgatTAGTGCTTGATACTGGTGCTGCAAAATCCAGATCACGTGAGGAGTGCAGAAAATTCATAATATACTCACATACTCATGAAATGTTCAGCAGATGGATTGTCTCAAGTCACAAATTCCTCTAAAAGCTAAAAATGAGACAGCAGTACGAGTTATACCATAATAGCACTTGCCTGCCTTTAAGCAGCCTACTAGGAAATGAATCCAGTTAAGCCAATTCCTTAGGGTTTTAGAGCACTCATGGAAGGAATCTTGCCATGTGTCTAGATGCTGGAAAGTTAAAAAGAGATGTGCCTGGTGTGTGCCAGTAAGAAGTGGAGAAGTtgctgcagggcactggggctgctgctctccagaccAGCATGAGTGCTAGGATTAATGAGCACAGGGAAGTGGGATCCCGACcaactgcaggagcagctgcaggtctgggagatgctgagcagcaggagctcctcTCAAAGCCTGTAAATGGATCCACACCTGACTTGCAATGCCTAATCTCCACACTGAGGGACTTAACTTGACTGTGCCTCTGGCAGGCTGGCTGAACTGCTTAGTGCttgtattattttgttgttgttgattaGCTTTTCATACTGTAAAAGCAGGCTttaactgatttttcttctccttcagtgACCTGTGCATGGAGTGTGCCTTGCAACTGGAGACCTGCCCTTTGTGTCGACAGGAAATACAAACCCGAGTCAGACAGATCTCTCACATTTCATGACACATGTGGAGAAATACCACAGACTTGTTTTTAATGAACTCCAACCAATACTGAAAGGGGAAAGCATCTCTAACCAGTCTTTATGCACATAGAACCATAGCCACGGCCAGATTTCATGCTAACTTGTAATCTGTTAATCTTAAAACCGAAATCTTTAATAAGCTATTTCCAGCTGCCAGCAATGGGAGCTGGTTTCAGCAGTCAGGAGCTATGGCTATTGGTTCCTCCGAGCAAGAGCAGAGGGAGTTGtctcttcttccccttttccttctcgCCTGTCACAAGTGCTGAAAAAATTTGCACTGGAAGTACACATACAatgcattttagaaaagaagagaaaataagtatttcctAAAACAGGGCTGTGCTGTCTTGTGCTCGAAAGTCTCTTTTTTTGGCAGAAGTCAGTACTAAAAAAAGAATGCCaatgttttcctgtttaatGTAGCCTCCTGCTGGTCAGAGACTCTGTATTTTCCGATATTAAACTGCTCACAGACTGAATCTGTACACAGACTGATTTGAAAAGACAGTGTGGAGACTGTAGAGAAACTCACAGGTTTTAATAACTTGGTAATTCCAAAGAATgttctgatttgtttttaaaacgTTAAAAGATTAGTGGTATTTTCAAGTACATGATGTTTCTGATGCTTTTAACTTCAGTACCCACATTTTTTGGTGAGGTTATAATTTTCAGGAGGTATTCTTAACTAATTATAATGCTGGACTGGAATTAATTTGATATTCTGGGTATTTTTTAAGGTATCATCAAACATCTTTTTTAATCAGTGTTGTTTTTGAAAGTTAGCTCAATTTTTCCAAAGTGAATATATCTTAAAATATTAGAGGAGTATTCTGGAccagtttatttaaaacaagGTTATTTGGATAGCAGTTTCAGTCTTATTCTTAACTCCTTAAAAATGCACCTTGCTTGCCACATGTcagtcctgctctgagcaggttTGGGGCCACACTTCCTATTTTTGGTAGGGATCATACAgtgggaatctctgctccactTTAATTACACATTTGTGATGTTTGTATGTTAAGGATGCACTTCGGTAGGCAGCTCTTGACTTTTACTAGGTTTCTACAAGGAATCAGGGTTCACAGCTGGTGTCAGGGAAGTAGCACAAAAATCGGTGGGGTTCTGCTTATTTTGCACCAACTGAGGATATGACTTGGTCTCTTCCAAGTCTTGCAccagttgattttttttttaaattgtctgtATAGTAGAACTTTGCTAATTCACACACAACTTACACCAAAACCATCCCACTTCTTGGCAGTGattcagcagcagaggctgttgTAGTGAATTCTCATGGTGTGAtgtaacttatttttaaaatcattaattaTCTTTATTGTACTATGAAGCGCTaacaaagcagagctgaggctgctTCTTCCTGCTGAGTGCTCTGGCTTCCTACTGACCTCCGTAGGAGCTGGGATCTCTGCACACAGGTTCCAGAACCCAGCTCTCTAGCAACTCCTTTCACCTTCTGCCTTTGCTAACTCAAGGGTGCTGAACTTCATCCAGACATGTGTGAATTAGGAAAGTTCTGTCCATCATTTTTATGTTGACTTTTGTCCAAATGTAGACTGGATTCAGAAGCAGAGTGCTCGTTAGTGTTTTTGCTAAAATGTGGATTCTCTTCCACCTTGGATGCCTGGTTTGATTAAAGTCAGACTGGCAAATCTGTGCCACAGGGATCTCATTTCCTCGCTGACTGTACTTTACAATGTTTTGCTGTATCCATGTTTTCAGTCAGGGctgagtcccttccagctcggTGTTCAGTGAGCAAACATGACTGCCATCACTGCCACAAGGGTCACTTGAAATGAAGTTTTAAGCGCTTCCAAATGCAATGGTCAGTTTTTATCCCTAAGGTACAAAGTTACAAATCATACTTTAGGGAAGAGGTGGGACAGAACCATTTTGAACTCTGCCTTACTAGAGTCTAGTAACTTCAGGGCTTTGGTTTCCCTGGCCAGGATTAACTGAGgtaaaattttcagaagtgccTAGGACTCCTACTTTGTATCAACTGCTCTATGAGATTAAGGTCTTCAGGCCCAAGTCCACAATGGCTTCTAGGCATCTGCTGTCCCCTTGGACTGGAGGTGACCTTAGAGCCCCTCTGTCTTTGTGGACATGGGACTAAGTGCCTGTGTTCTTTGTGGAAAAGATGTGaatgctttggaaaattttGCCCCAGACCGTCTTCCatgcagctggtgctgggcagAGGAAGCCAATGGTGGCAGAGGAGGGAGCTGTgttgcagagaagcagagaacTGTCCTGTTCATTTCACAAAGGGAAAGACTGTACACTTTGACTGGCTTTCTGCCGCCATCCACGCCGGGGGCACCTTTGTCAAGCTGGATACTCCATGACAAGTGCGGTGTCACCAttgctccctcccctccccctggctttggggagagggatgggaggtGGTGACTCCACAGGCCCTCATCGGGGGAAATGAATTGTAGCAAAGTTGTCCATTCAACAATAAAAACATCCTGAAGGCTGTTTGTTGTTCTTTAATTCCTGTCCTGGTGAGAGCGGGGCACCCGTATGCGCTCGGGGGGAATATTCGTGCCGGGGCGGCCCAGGTCATCGCTCTGAtcgctgggctgcagcagctgcgtGCTGTCCCCAACCCTCGGAGCTCTACTCTCTGATGAGAAACCCCTTTTACTAACGCCACTCCCAAGCGAGTACCGCTGTCTCACTGTCCGCCCCGCAGGCCGGGACCCGGCCCGCCCAGGACGCGCTCCCCAGCCCGCCATGGCGGCGGCCCCGCCTTCCCGCGCGGCCCCCGCCGCGCTCTGATTggccgggcgggccgggggcgggcccAGCGCGCCGGAGCCGCGCTGCCATTGGCTGCGGGCGGGGCGGAAGAGCGCGTTCCCCAGGAGACGGCCCGAGGGGAGGGGGCTCCGCGCCGGCCTGAGGGCAGTGAgtgcgggcggggggcgcggggccgcggtCCCGGGGAACGGGGGGATGCCACTGCCGAGGCGCTTTGTGGAGAAGGGAGAGTGACGGCCCGCTGTCCTGGGTCCCTTTGAGGAAAGGGAGACAGGCGGACTGGGTGCCGGGGGAGGGACGGGGCTTTGCCCCCTGCCGTGTTCGCGGTGGtgccccggggctgctccgAGGGCCGGCGGTGGGTACAGCCCGGCGAGGGTGGCGGGAGCAGCGGGTTCCCATCGCCAGCGGCCCCGGGGTGCGTGTGCCCTGTTCCCGGCGTGGATCGGCATCTGCTGACAGCCACGGGCCGAGCGTccggccgggacacagcccctGGGATCGCTGTCCAAAGCCTGGCCTGCGAGCCGGGTCTGGgacacactggagcagggtggCACTTTCATCTTATCTGGCTTCAGTTCTATAATAGCCATAGATGTTTCAGGAGAAAAGATGTAGAGGTGACCCGAAACCCCTTTATAGGGACTGGTTGCATTTTGAGCCTGTTCTCTGAATAGGTAGAAAAAGTTTCTAGAGAATTTGGGTTATTGCAGAAAAGTAGTAGAAGTAACTTTGGAAGAATGTGATGTTGGAATTCctatgtttaaaaattaaaatttatctCCTGATTTGCTCTTTGGGAAATGTATGGTAATTTAGCAATTGAATTTATATTAACACTAAGTCGTGTTATTCCTTAGCACTTTggtcaaaaagaagaaataaccACTAACAGCAGCAACATACAGATTATCTCTTCCACTCTGGCTAGGCAGGAACAATGGAGACTTCTGATGGAGAAAGTTTGGGTGTAGCCACGTGAGTATGCTACATTCTCATGTGTCAGATTTTCAATAAGCTAATTGCtaattaaaatatcttaatAGGAATATAATTACACGAATGAACTTACACCATGCTGATGAGTAGATTCTGCCTCAGGAGAACAAAGGTGCAGAATGCAAAGCTGCAAGAGGAAATAACATCAGTGCAGAGTTAGGTGAACTAAATATCACTGTGGTCAGTGTGGCACTGGGTACCTCTGCTGAGGGATCAGAGCAAGCTGAAAGGCTTGGAAATTGCTTTTTCCGGTGttcattttaaattcagaatttctCCTTTTCAAGAGTGTTTGTTGTCTTATGTCGTTGATCCTGGGAGGAGACTCTTCCTCTGTGTTTCAGTGCCCTCCGTCTAAACCTGAGACCATTCACAGGTGACCTCAACCAAATTTCACACTGGCAGATTCTAAATGTTGCTTCATCCCACAAGTGTCTGCCATACCCTTCTCCTAAGAGTTGTGGCAGAAGGGGATGTGTGACTGTGCCTCTGTCATGCATGGATTTAACTCTTTCAGCCTCAGACTCTCACAAATGGCCCCATGCCAGGGCTGCTTCAGCGGCACAGGTTGTGCTGGCCCAAACTGGGGATGATGAGGTGAATTAAACCACAGGGTTGGTGAGCACGTGTCTCTGTAGGTGTGCGGATGCACGTGTGTTGTATAAAGAGATGGAACTGGTGTCTTTTGGAACAGTTAAAATTCCATTATTTGCACGGACTTAAACCAGGGTTTAAATTAAcactttttctgttgctgttagGATAAGCTATAAAACTAGCAGTAACATTTATTtggagggggagaaaagagTGGAAATTATGCATAGCAAAGCCTGCATGCCAAGGGAAGCACTGAGGCCAGGTGAGCTGCCCGGGTGTGTCCCctgggccgggccaggccagccccgctcccggccctgTGCCGCCCTCTCGTGGGCTCTTCCAGGCCTTGCCTTGGCTCCGCTCATCTCCCAGGATCAGGAATGTTGTTGCTAGGATATCGTTCGCTGAGCTGACGCCTTTTTAAATCAAAggtttcttaatttttcctgaTCAGAGCGAGCCTGATTATAGGTAAACTGTCGGCTAAACTACTATTGGATTAATTTCACTGGAGTAGTCTCTAATAGCAAAGTAACTTTAATGAGCTTTTCAAAACTTTGAAGGGCTATCCTGCTCTGTTTACTGATGAGAAAGAAACATTCAATTGAATTTAAATGGTGCTTTCACTGATCGaggctaattttttttcttaaggacAAATGTCCCTGTTTCTTTGAGACTTGTTACCCTCGTGTGAGAAAAGCTTGTCTTTCATCTCTTGGAGAATATAGGAAGAGTTCATCTCCCATTAAAGATGAGCTGTGAATGCCAAAGACATCCTGTGGATTATTTACTGTGTCTGAACAAGTTGCACAATAATAGATCCAGACTCCTGATGCTTGTACCAAGGGTTTCTTCCCTGGATGACTTCAGATCCATAATGGTGTTTAATATTTGCTCATGATAGAATAATCTTAGGAGAGTCTCCCATTTATTTGGGGCACAAGAGGATGTTTCTTGCATAATAACAATATTTAAGTTCTTCAGTTATGTAGTACTTGTGTATACATTCAGTTTAAGTGGTTCCACAAGACcaagtatttcaaaatattctctAGAGTGTCTACAGGTCTGTGATCACCATGTGCAGTTAAtgcaggaaagagaagggaaactGGTAGCAGCTGGGATTTGTGGGTTGGAAAAGGCTTAATTTGCTGTTCTAATTACACTCTTTACATTCTTTTGCAGCAGAACTAGAATTATCTTGACAGTAATGCCAGTAAAACAACATTTATTCTTCCTTGCAGTTAGGCACCTTACTGGGAGGAAATAGAGTAGAGGCCTGATGAGAATCTCCATGGAGCAGTCTTCTCATCAGTGCCATGGATTATTTTGTAGGTTGAAACTAGGAAGTTTTTCAGTTATCTTGTAGTTACTGGGTTTATTTGTACTTAGGCTTTTGTTAACACTTTTTAATTTTGACTTTAATTTCTGCTGTGGTCAAAATATATGCAGTTCtgtcttcctttgctttcagctCCACCACTTCTGATGAGTTTGATGCAGTTGTTGGCTATCTGGAGGATATCATAATGGGTAAGGTCTGCAAGTAGGTACAGACAACAACAGAACTGCTAAACATGTTGCCAGCTGCTCTTCTATTAATTAGCCAGCAGAGCTAAAATAGCTCCTGTCTGCTTCATGGaagctttccttcctttcttcccatgAACCCCTAACCTGGCAGTGTAGTAAAAATATACATAGAAGTCTTCTGTGTGCTTATGACTCCTGAAAATTATTCTCCACATCACTGCAGTACACTGCTTCTTAGAGAAACAGTAAAGATGCTTGTGCATCTCACAGAGAAATCAAAGCTTTCTGggatttttatggaaaacacTGTGAAAGATACCTTCCCTTCCCGAGCTCTGCCCAAACTTGTCCTAATTTGTCTGTCAGGATGTTCTTAGAAGCCACCATGGTGTGTCTGGGCAGTTTTTTGcagtgcccagctgctgctgctgcagggagccgTCTGCACTCTGATATAAAGTGTCTGAGCTGCAGACTGAGAGTTGGTGCTGTTCCAGCACTGAAAGCTGCAAGAATGGGGAACCTTACTTCTTTGTATCCAGCCTTAAAGCACGAAGATGgtgatagaatcacagaatgttttgagttggaatggaccttaaagatcactgaacccccctgccatgggcagggacaccttccactagaccaggttgctcacaatcccatccagcctggcctcaggCAATAAAAGGTGCTCAGTTCTCAAGGCTGTGGTTTTAACTGAGAAGTCAGTGTGTGCAGGGAAGTAGTTTGCAAGGTGCCAAGGCAGAACTCATGCTGATCAGCCATCAGCTGCTTTATAGGAACAGCACATCGTTTCTTTGGTCACGTCCTTCCCAGAGAGATGCAGATTCTGCAGCCTCAGTTGCCTAGTGATGCAGTTGAATCTGGAGAAATGCTAACAAAACTAATTTGGAACATGTCAGAGTTTGGAAAGCTGTGACTGGTGTCCTTTACCAGTGTTTATAGGTAAACTTTCTCTTCAGACCTGTTCTGTGGAATTCAATAGTGACCTCCCATGTTAATTTTTActcttattttcttccacaactggaaaaaaattctttggcAGTTGGAAATTAATCTGGGAGTTTCACtaatatttgtaaattcaaagggaaaaacattGAGTTCTTGTAGGGAAGAGGTATTCacttaataaaaaatacagatgttttgCTGACTTTAGAGTCAGAGCAAAAAGAGGTTCTGAATAAATAACTTTATTAATAAATGTAGAGCAGGAGGACTGTTTTGGTAATATTTCACCAGCAGCCTGTGTCCTCCCAGAGATGGGTCAGAAGTGGTGGTTTGGCAGCAGCTGCGGTGCTGATGTGATGAACTCTGCACATGTGCAGGGCTCTGTGGTtacagcagggaagcagaggatCAGCGAATGTGGGTTTGTGTTACAGAAGGAATGACCAAACTTGTAACTCTGTGCTgcatttctgttgttgttgtcaGATGATGATTTCCAGTTAATACAGAGGAATTTTTTGGAGAAGCACTACCAGGAGTTTGAtgactcagaagaaaacaagctcATCTATACtgacatttttaatgaatatgtaagatgccttttcctatttttcttgtGTATTGCTTTTTTATCTTTATATAGTTTTCCCTTTATAAAATGTTAGCTTACATGGAGCAGATCCCAACATGATTCCTGTCTCCTTCAGAAGCACAGCCATGATCTGCAAGCAAGAAGGGTTTTTCCTGAGGCTTTAggttcctttctttttttgtttcatacaAAATTTTCTAGAGATATTTTGTAAGTTGTGTAGCTCCCTTGAACAGAAATTTAGCCTATTGCTGTAGTAAATAATGTGTTTAGCATGTGTGCaaagtttcttcttttccagttgTAGTATATCTTGTATTGGATAATTCAATCACATCCTTCATGCAAAGCATAATCAAGAAACTAAACCAGTTTACTATTCAGTACCATTAAATcagttgaaaataattttttcctaaaaatacaaatataaatacaaatagtCAGTGTTTGTTCTCACCAATATCCCCAGCAAACAAtgtgcagctctgtgcctcagGGCTGGTGTGAGAACAGAACCAGCAGCACCCACTGAGGAATCTGCAGTTGTGCCCAGTGAGGATCATGCAGAGTGTCAAGAAGGTGTCAGTGTAAGGATGCTGTTTGAAATCTGCTTCTGAAATCTGTTGTGATCTTATTGGGGTggtttgtctgggtttttttcagatctcTTTAGTAGAGAAATACATTGAAGAGAAGTTGCTTGATCGGATTCGTGGGTTTGATATGGTTGCTTTCACAGTGTCATTGCAGTAagtctctgctttgcttttggctgAGGGGTGGCTTATGTGCCTCtcagttatttctttttatctaaAGCTTAGGTTTGACTGTTCTCCCCTTAGATACTGGTTCCActttaacttaaaaaaagaagtgttcaCACAGGCAGTGGCTGATCACTTTTCTTGCCTTCAGCATGTCCTGCTACTCTAAATTTCTGAATTGTCATGCTAAAATACATTGGGTCCCAAGGGGTAGGAAGAGAAATTGGAATGAGAGCACTGGAGGATTTTCATATTTCTTGTCACTTTGAAGCCAGACCCTTAAAAGGCTGGGTCTTGTTTATTTCTTCCAGCCACTTCAGTAGCCTGGTGGTGTTTCAGTCATGTGGTTAAATTCTTTCATTGCAATTTTTGTATGGAGCATTCAGAGAAGAGTTTGGTTTGTGTTCAGATTTTGCATCAGGTCATTTTAGCTTAACCAGCTTCATGAAGAGATTGTTTTGAAAGATCACTGTTTTTCCCCTTGAATAAGAAAATCAAGTGTAATTGGGAGCTGagtatcttaaaatatttgaatcTGTTTAATTTGTAATGCTTCTTAAATAAACAGGTTTGGTTTTCAAGGACTGATGTGATACTCTTAGGTCTTGGATGTAGATAAATGTAATAATGTAGTTGGATTGGAAATAATGCATGGTAATATTTGGCTGCAGTTTTGCTATATGATAACCTGCAGTAACATTCTTGTTTAAATACTGATACAGTTCTACTTGTCCTTTTTTGACCTTgtaccattttaaaataacaattttttctcACACTATTTTCTCACTCCCCaacttcttttctctgtagACAACACAAAGATGAAATGCCAGGTGACATATTTGATCTGCTTCTCACATTCACAGACTTTCTGGCTTTCAAAGAAATGTTCTTGGAATACAGAGCTGTGAGTATATCACattgtttattttcagtggCACAGTAGCTGTTGGTTTTGTGTAGCTCCACCTGAGAGTGCTGAAGGTAGAGTTACTACAGTAGGTTACAGTATTTAATCAAAGGCTCTACCagagtcaaaagaaaaattaattcactgaGTGCCTTTTTAAACTCAAACTGCACATTTAATAATTTCTAGAAAACATGAATGAAGCTGGCATGTGAGCAGCTCTTCAGGAACACCACACTTCCTGCATCTGTGAACATTGTTTTCCAAATGAACAGAAGGGaacactttttcactgtgaagGTCTCTGAGCACTGTCAGAGCTTCCTTGCCtagagagggtgtggagtctccatccttggagatattctCAAGTTGtctggacatggtcctgagtggccctgcttgagcatgGGGTTTGGCCCAGATGGCCTCCGGAGATCCTTTCCCTCCTTGGCCATTCTGATTCTacagtatcttttttttattttttatccctAGTCTATccaaaattaactttttaagcctctttcatttgttttctcctctctgtgcttAGCAAAACTGCTAAGGTTTTTGGATGATGTTTTTCCtggcaaaatgaaaatcagtgCTCTCCAGTGTCTGTCCAGTCCTGTTCGACAAGGACCAAAAGCGTCACAGTTGTGGTTATgcctctg is part of the Corvus moneduloides isolate bCorMon1 chromosome 12, bCorMon1.pri, whole genome shotgun sequence genome and harbors:
- the ARL2BP gene encoding ADP-ribosylation factor-like protein 2-binding protein isoform X2, producing the protein METSDGESLGVATSTTSDEFDAVVGYLEDIIMDDDFQLIQRNFLEKHYQEFDDSEENKLIYTDIFNEYISLVEKYIEEKLLDRIRGFDMVAFTVSLQQHKDEMPGDIFDLLLTFTDFLAFKEMFLEYRAQNC
- the ARL2BP gene encoding ADP-ribosylation factor-like protein 2-binding protein isoform X1 translates to METSDGESLGVATSTTSDEFDAVVGYLEDIIMDDDFQLIQRNFLEKHYQEFDDSEENKLIYTDIFNEYISLVEKYIEEKLLDRIRGFDMVAFTVSLQQHKDEMPGDIFDLLLTFTDFLAFKEMFLEYRAEKEGRSLDLSSALVVTSLNH
- the ARL2BP gene encoding ADP-ribosylation factor-like protein 2-binding protein isoform X3, with the protein product MRISMEQSSHQCHGLFCRLKLGSFSVIFSTTSDEFDAVVGYLEDIIMDDDFQLIQRNFLEKHYQEFDDSEENKLIYTDIFNEYISLVEKYIEEKLLDRIRGFDMVAFTVSLQQHKDEMPGDIFDLLLTFTDFLAFKEMFLEYRAEKEGRSLDLSSALVVTSLNH